Proteins encoded by one window of Arachis hypogaea cultivar Tifrunner chromosome 1, arahy.Tifrunner.gnm2.J5K5, whole genome shotgun sequence:
- the LOC112791461 gene encoding heavy metal-associated isoprenylated plant protein 41, giving the protein MEKEEVGAKWVTHYSSDHQILLVGDGDFSFSLSLARSFGSASNIVASSLDSYDDVTKNYKQAKSNLDELQKLGACLYHGVDATKMKYLLEFKMRRFDRIIFNFPHAGFHGKEDNLTVIQKHKDLVLGFFKNASCMLSANGEIHVNHKTSPPFSNWEIEKLGEQSLLTLIELADFRKEDYPGYNNKRGDSGRCDEPFPLGMCSTYKFIFNPRATMRKCERKRKRGLGEQICRPYQEIQDARQQLQTTSVYLNCYFQSNQVSKFQRIMSSLYGLSNEHAPIGCGYLNNVDATHHRAAHCAAYYSLGMRQSSQRLLQPMKPLNSFQPWPTLTNVRYSQTNYVRTTDITPLPLVARNEGYQVYSGSSNYMGEAVGGTVQSYPYERVERPEFQSHISQLYWREVVNGGNYVHSVIPRMSVIEERNMMFIRS; this is encoded by the exons ATGGAGAAAGAAGAAGTAGGTGCAAAATGGGTAACACACTATTCAAGTGATCACCAAATACTGTTGGTTGGGGACGGTgatttctccttctctctttcaCTCGCACGATCCTTCGGTTCTGCTTCCAACATTGTGGCTTCTTCTCTTGATTCCTATg ATGATGTTACCAAGAACTACAAGCAAGCGAAATCGAATTTAGACGAACTACAAAAGCTAGGAGCGTGCTTGTATCACGGAGTGGATGCAACCAAGATGAAGTATCTTCTGGAATTCAAGATGCGCAGGTTTGATCGCATTATATTCAACTTTCCTCATGCAGGTTTCCATGGAAAGGAAGACAACTTGACAGTGATTCA GAAGCATAAAGATCTTGTTCTTGGTTTCTTCAAGAATGCAAGTTGCATGCTTAGTGCTAATGGTGAAATTCATGTGAATCATAAGACTAGTCCTCCTTTCAGCAACTGGGAGATAGAGAAGCTTGGTGAACAAAGCTTATTGACATTGATCGAGCTTGCTGACTTCAGGAAAGAAGATTACCCTGGTTATAACAACAAGCGAGGCGATAGTGGTAGATGCGATGAACCTTTTCCACTCGGAATGTGCAGCACTTACAAGTTTATTTTCAATCCTAGAGCTACGATGAGGAAGTGCgagaggaaaaggaaaaggggTTTAGGAGAGCAAATATGTCGCCCATATCAAGAAATACAAGATGCTAGGCAGCAATTACAAACTACTTCAGTTTATCTCAATtgttattttcaatcaaatcaagtTTCCAAATTCCAGCGAATCATGTCATCACTGTATGGTTTGTCAAATGAACACGCTCCAATCGGATGTGGCTACCTGAACAATGTTGATGCAACACACCATAGAGCTGCTCATTGTGCTGCCTACTATTCTCTGGGTATGAGACAGAGCTCTCAGAGATTGTTGCAACCAATGAAGCCATTGAATTCTTTCCAACCATGGCCAACATTAACTAATGTTAGATATTCTCAAACAAATTATGTTAGAACAACGGATATCACTCCGCTGCCACTTGTTGCTAGAAATGAAGGCTACCAA GTCTATAGTGGCAGTTCAAATTATATGGGAGAAGCAGTTGGTGGAACAGTTCAAAGTTATCCCTATGAAAGAGTAGAGAGACCTGAATTCCAGAGCCATATCTCTCAGTTGTATTGGAGAGAAGTTGTCAATGGTGGCAACTATGTTCATAGTGTCATTCCCAGGATGAGTGTGATAGAAGAGAGGAATATGATGTTTATTAGGTCCTGA